From Aquificota bacterium, one genomic window encodes:
- the minC gene encoding septum site-determining protein MinC — protein MIEIKGITLPVLLVEIKEKGNIDNIVEEIKKRISSKLFEGSYVLIDGKGLLEKEEIEKIESALASKDIKSVKKISNLETTRGERLLIVQKHLRSGQRIEHNGDILVLGDVNKDAQVIATGNIIIMGKLRGIAIAGALGDEKAVVVALEMEPQQIRIGKKVAIMNEEERKSPGYPEVAKIEDGSIILERV, from the coding sequence ATGATAGAAATAAAGGGTATTACTCTCCCCGTCCTGTTGGTAGAGATAAAGGAAAAAGGTAATATTGACAACATTGTGGAGGAAATAAAGAAAAGGATATCCTCTAAACTCTTTGAAGGTAGCTATGTACTCATAGACGGCAAAGGTCTACTGGAAAAGGAAGAAATAGAAAAGATAGAAAGCGCCCTTGCAAGCAAGGATATAAAAAGCGTCAAAAAAATAAGCAATCTTGAAACCACCAGAGGAGAAAGGCTTTTAATAGTTCAAAAGCATCTCCGTTCCGGCCAAAGGATAGAACACAATGGAGATATCCTTGTTCTTGGGGATGTGAATAAGGATGCGCAGGTTATAGCAACTGGTAATATTATAATTATGGGAAAGCTTAGGGGCATTGCCATAGCCGGAGCTTTGGGCGATGAAAAGGCGGTGGTGGTGGCCCTTGAAATGGAACCACAACAGATAAGAATAGGTAAAAAAGTAGCCATAATGAACGAAGAAGAAAGGAAATCTCCCGGCTATCCGGAGGTTGCAAAGATTGAGGATGGGAGTATAATACTTGAGAGGGTATAA
- a CDS encoding HAD-IIA family hydrolase: MKRPVILLDLDGVLVKDKALNPFPDTHSFLNGIRSLNIPFRVVSNNSTRPPKKILEELKNKGIELREDEFISPLSILGDYLKEKGIKRVFFIGMPVVREYLLDLGFEVLEDYRVDAVVIAQDRSIDFKKLKLATSAVFLNGARIVPVNLSRIVKDDDGLYFPGAGSIAISIAHACNYKEDIPNLGKPSKEFIEHALKGLKGEEVYLVSDDIYTDLMGAKDLGIKTVFMTTGKYRDEELKKASFSPDLVFNSLEDLLQHLYKAILP, from the coding sequence ATGAAAAGGCCCGTTATACTCCTTGACCTTGACGGTGTGCTTGTAAAAGACAAGGCGTTAAACCCTTTCCCAGATACTCATAGCTTTCTTAATGGTATTAGAAGCCTTAACATACCTTTCAGGGTGGTCTCTAACAACTCCACAAGGCCTCCAAAAAAGATATTGGAGGAGCTAAAAAATAAAGGCATAGAGTTAAGAGAAGATGAATTCATATCACCCCTATCCATACTGGGAGATTATCTAAAAGAAAAAGGCATAAAAAGGGTTTTCTTCATAGGCATGCCCGTTGTAAGGGAATATCTTTTGGACCTCGGTTTTGAGGTGCTTGAGGATTATAGAGTGGATGCGGTGGTAATAGCTCAGGACAGAAGCATAGACTTCAAAAAGCTAAAGCTTGCTACTTCCGCAGTCTTTTTGAACGGTGCAAGGATAGTTCCTGTAAATTTAAGCAGGATAGTTAAGGATGATGATGGATTGTATTTTCCGGGTGCTGGGTCCATAGCTATTTCCATAGCCCATGCATGCAACTACAAGGAAGATATACCCAATCTGGGCAAGCCCTCCAAAGAGTTTATAGAACATGCTCTAAAAGGGCTTAAAGGAGAAGAAGTATATCTTGTAAGCGACGATATATACACAGACCTAATGGGGGCAAAGGATTTGGGAATAAAGACAGTTTTTATGACAACAGGTAAATATAGAGATGAGGAGTTAAAAAAGGCAAGCTTTAGCCCAGACCTTGTTTTTAACAGCTTGGAAGACCTACTGCAACACCTTTACAAAGCTATTCTTCCTTAG
- the minE gene encoding cell division topological specificity factor MinE, with the protein MIWDLLFNRGKSKEEAKKRLTLVLSYERKGLPPNFVDRLRDDLISVFSKYPQFEVKRIEVDIRREREGFDELWISIPFKQ; encoded by the coding sequence ATGATATGGGACCTACTTTTCAATAGAGGGAAGAGCAAGGAGGAGGCTAAAAAAAGATTGACTTTAGTTTTATCTTATGAAAGGAAGGGACTTCCGCCAAACTTTGTTGACCGCCTTAGGGATGACCTCATATCTGTTTTCTCTAAATACCCTCAGTTTGAAGTAAAAAGGATTGAAGTGGATATAAGAAGAGAAAGGGAGGGCTTTGACGAACTTTGGATAAGTATCCCCTTTAAGCAATGA
- a CDS encoding peptidylprolyl isomerase encodes MVSGSFKKVLCGVLLWTAISFSAVLVDRVVASVNSEPILESDVKMGMLFYEGLTKKQVVDKLVEHMLLYQFLIGKGLQVPQELIDGTIQNIAKANGTDLEGLARELAKENLTIQDLRRFLEKELLATQGLIAFLGREIKVSDMEVELEKLKKGDIKILKNIELLVVDKKDADKLKNVFSPSKTLESMAKEMGLSLEKLKVSKGDLVEALDREVWRAKAGEIVMAEDKDHIYIARVISEENTSQDKDIEEIKQEILLRKIEQRKQELIERLRKNSFVKVLQ; translated from the coding sequence CTTTGGACAGCTATAAGCTTTTCTGCGGTCCTTGTAGATAGGGTTGTGGCTTCTGTTAATTCAGAGCCAATACTGGAAAGTGATGTAAAGATGGGCATGCTTTTTTATGAAGGCCTAACAAAAAAACAGGTTGTGGATAAGCTTGTAGAACACATGCTTTTGTATCAATTCCTTATAGGTAAGGGCCTTCAGGTGCCTCAAGAACTAATAGATGGAACTATTCAAAACATAGCAAAGGCAAACGGGACAGATCTTGAAGGGTTGGCAAGGGAACTTGCAAAGGAAAATCTTACAATTCAGGACCTGAGGAGGTTCTTGGAAAAAGAACTTCTGGCTACCCAGGGCCTTATAGCTTTTTTAGGAAGAGAGATAAAGGTTTCCGATATGGAGGTTGAACTGGAAAAATTGAAAAAAGGCGATATAAAAATATTGAAAAATATAGAACTTCTTGTGGTGGATAAAAAGGATGCAGACAAACTAAAAAATGTATTTAGTCCATCGAAAACATTGGAATCAATGGCCAAAGAAATGGGGCTAAGTTTGGAGAAGCTTAAGGTAAGTAAGGGGGATCTTGTAGAAGCTCTTGACAGAGAGGTGTGGCGTGCTAAGGCCGGTGAGATAGTAATGGCGGAGGACAAGGACCATATATACATAGCAAGGGTCATATCGGAGGAAAACACTTCGCAGGATAAGGATATAGAAGAGATAAAACAGGAGATACTTTTAAGGAAAATAGAACAAAGGAAACAGGAGCTTATTGAAAGGCTAAGGAAGAATAGCTTTGTAAAGGTGTTGCAGTAG
- the minD gene encoding septum site-determining protein MinD, whose product MSRVFVVTSGKGGVGKTTITANLSVALASLGRKVLVADADIGLRNLDMILGLENRIVYDVLDVLEGRVDFHKALVRDKRGLSLWLLPANQTKNKDAIDKDKWVELINTIRESNEYDYIFIDSPAGIERGFQIASLPADVALVVVNPEVSSIRDADRVIGLLENMGKKESYFVINRIKWESVKKGEMLSVEDIVDILKVEPIGIVPEEPKLIDFTNRGEPIVLFGEYNASKAIMDMARRIEGEDVPMVRYGEKKSFFEKLFGR is encoded by the coding sequence ATGAGTAGAGTGTTTGTAGTTACTTCTGGAAAGGGAGGTGTAGGAAAGACAACCATAACTGCCAATCTAAGCGTTGCCCTTGCAAGCCTTGGCAGAAAAGTGCTTGTGGCGGATGCGGACATAGGCCTTAGAAATCTTGATATGATACTGGGTCTGGAAAACCGTATAGTTTATGACGTGCTTGATGTTTTGGAAGGCAGGGTAGATTTTCATAAGGCTTTAGTTAGAGATAAAAGGGGTCTTAGCCTTTGGCTACTTCCCGCAAACCAAACAAAGAACAAGGACGCCATAGACAAAGATAAGTGGGTAGAGCTTATAAACACCATAAGGGAATCCAATGAATACGATTACATATTCATAGATTCACCAGCTGGCATTGAAAGGGGCTTTCAGATAGCTTCTCTTCCAGCGGATGTGGCCTTAGTGGTGGTAAACCCAGAAGTTTCTTCTATTAGAGATGCGGACAGGGTAATAGGACTATTGGAAAACATGGGCAAAAAGGAATCCTACTTTGTTATAAACAGGATAAAGTGGGAAAGTGTAAAAAAAGGAGAGATGCTTTCGGTGGAGGACATAGTGGATATACTCAAAGTGGAGCCAATAGGCATAGTGCCAGAAGAACCAAAGCTTATAGACTTTACCAACAGGGGAGAACCAATAGTGTTATTCGGAGAATACAATGCCTCAAAGGCCATAATGGACATGGCAAGAAGGATTGAAGGTGAGGACGTTCCTATGGTAAGATATGGTGAGAAAAAGAGCTTCTTTGAAAAGCTCTTTGGGAGATAA